One genomic window of Punica granatum isolate Tunisia-2019 chromosome 1, ASM765513v2, whole genome shotgun sequence includes the following:
- the LOC116193269 gene encoding uncharacterized protein LOC116193269, with product MESDDDFEFFSTAEAEPPSPQSHVRKLKRLRRAAEVVTPHPLIEPAENDLPSVHALDSADSEPVHAVESNGAEAEEPSDGLQHSAAKNGTEDDTAGFGSVAMEPEKEDELQQVSEFDSLESNGAEVEDPSDGLQHSGAENGTEDDTTGFGSVTMEPDKESELQQISEFDLVDEEINVGDEPREGSEDLITRAPEDNLQQVGPSETKRKKKKKKKKDKKKRTDSSTDDDNDQIKATHVINKRREEKERRDRMQQLRADSQRVLRESRDASFKPIPMVLKPISSVLEKIRQRKLEMSKKTVSVKSTNLASRYFDFSEEEDVDIDLNDSVLPRGGDEMVPGSIVDEAVAEPTETRTIPDVGPIGGPDDIADDLSPESAAGQKTLHEELKPAFQAPIDDTQESFPDCENNETKEDAGTDSPSSPVEEVFAPSELAMKLKFDSALMSDDEEDNDKENIDFHLVRDVDLSLPIKDPVKDFLDEEAEEEDDSDGDPFNGQDDEDEDIEDAEELNDMIATNYTEKPRDNEMRNELHQKWLEQQDAAGMENLLQRVKGAPKQREATLLEEEEDQEEEEDEDSEEEFGEDNEEGLPLKTLAQMNLRKAKQTISEMFTEKDDAYISSEDEESERILIKQSLSEKIEGQAKLLSPAEDESSREVFSRIKKLNIVPENKRRAKPSALHDLSLASGRVNSFLKPSFLGKGSSSLPSKNQKSSAFRSFIFGRDDSNSRSTESASEESPDTVQRDSRPIRTPSAKFRSPQTKPCTHSAKVSAEADSTTSLYDILRRPPIKSDSCVRDVVDVRTKSIFAAFRLGKRSREGRVVM from the exons ATGGAGAGCGATGACGATTTCGAGTTCTTCTCTACCGCCGAAGCAGAGCCACCTTCCCCTCAATCCCATGTTAGAAAGCTCAAACGCCTGAGGCGGGCTGCTGAGGTGGTCACCCCGCATCCTCTTATTGAACCTGCGGAGAACGATCTTCCCTCAGTGCACGCGCTTGATTCCGCCGATTCTGAACCAGTGCACGCCGTGGAGTCGAATGGGGCGGAAGCTGAGGAGCCGAGTGATGGATTGCAGCACTCGGCAGCTAAGAATGGAACCGAGGATGACACCGCTGGTTTTGGATCCGTTGCTATGGAGCCTGAGAAGGAGGATGAGCTCCAGCAGGTATCGGAGTTCGATTCGCTGGAGTCGAATGGGGCAGAAGTTGAGGACCCGAGTGATGGATTGCAGCACTCGGGAGCTGAGAATGGAACCGAGGATGACACCACTGGTTTTGGCTCCGTTACTATGGAGCCTGACAAGGAGAGTGAGCTTCAGCAAATATCGGAGTTCGATTTGGTGGATGAGGAAATCAACGTGGGAGACGAGCCGAGAGAGGGAAGTGAGGATCTGATAACCCGAGCCCCGGAGGATAACTTGCAGCAGGTTGGCCCAAGTGAaacaaagaggaagaagaagaagaagaagaagaaggataaGAAGAAGCGCACGGACAGTAGCACCGATGATGATAatgatcagatcaaagcgACTCATGTCATCaacaaaagaagagaagagaag GAAAGAAGAGATCGAATGCAACAGCTACGAGCAGATTCTCAGAGAGTGTTGCGAG AGTCTAGGGATGCATCGTTTAAGCCGATACCGATGGTTCTGAAGCCAATATCTTCGGTCCTGGAGAAGATTCGGCAAAGAAAGCTGGAGATGTCAAAGAA GACTGTATCTGTGAAAAGCACCAACTTAGCCAGTAGGTACTTCGATTTCTCAGAAGAGGAAGATGTGGACATCGACTTAAATGATTCTGTTTTACCAAGAGGAGGGGATGAAATGGTTCCGGGATCAATAGTGGACGAGGCGGTGGCAGAGCCCACTGAGACAAGGACAATTCCAGATGTTGGGCCTATCGGTGGACCAGATGACATTGCAGATGATTTGAGTCCTGAAAGTGCTGCCGGCCAGAAG ACTTTGCACGAGGAATTGAAGCCAGCCTTTCAAGCTCCTATTGACGATACTCAG GAATCATTTCCAGATTGCGAAAACAATGAGACCAAAGAGGATGCTGGTACTGACTCACCCAGTAGTCCTGTGGAAGAAGTATTTGCGCCATCCGAACTTGCAATGAAGTTAAAATTTGATTCTGCTCTGAT GTCTGATGACGAAGAGgacaatgacaaagagaacaTAGATTTTCATTTGGTCCGGGATGTTGACCTCTCTCTGCCCATTAAAGATCCTGTTAAAGAttttcttgatgaagaagcagaggaagaagatgacagTGATGGTGACCCATTCAATGGCCaagatgatgaggatgaggatatTGAAGATGCCGAAGAGCTAAATGATATGATAGCCACCAATTACACCGAGAAGCCTAGAGATAATGAGATGCGCAATGAGCTTCACCAGAAGTGGCTCGAGCAGCAAGACGCTGCTGGAATGGAAAATCTTCTGCAAAGAGTAAAAGGCGCTCCAAAACAGAGAGAAGCAACATTGcttgaggaggaggaagaccaggaagaggaggaagacgaaGACAGTGAGGAAGAGTTTGGTGAAGACAATGAAGAAGGTTTGCCACTAAAGACTCTTGCACAAATGAACCTGAGAAAAGCAAAGCAAACAATCTCAGAGATGTTTACAGAAAAAGACGATGCATATATATCATCTGAAGATGAAGAATCTGAAAGGATCCTAATCAAACAATCTCTATCTGAGAAAATT GAAGGGCAGGCAAAGTTATTGTCACCAGCAGAGGATGAGAGCTCTCGAGAAGTATTCAGTCGCATAAAGAAGTTGAATATCGTGCCTGAGAACAAAAGGAGAGCCAAACCATCAG CCCTCCATGATTTGTCGTTGGCAAGTGGAAGAGTGAACAGCTTTCTGAAG CCATCTTTTCTGGGGAAGGGTTCAAGTTCTCTGCCATCAAAGAATCAGAAATCAAGCGCCTTTCGATCCTTCATCTTTGGTCGGGATGACAGCAATAGCAGGAGTACAGAATCAGCTTCAGAAGAGTCACCTGACACG GTGCAGAGAGACAGTCGACCGATAAGGACTCCTTCAGCCAAGTTCAGGAGCCCTCAAACGAAACCTTGCACCCACAGCGCTAAGGTTTCTGCTGAGGCTGACTCAACCACTTCACTATATGACATTCTGCGGCGTCCACCTATAAAGTCCGACAGTTGTGTCCGAGACGTGGTTGATGTCAGGACAAAATCGATCTTTGCTGCGTTCAGGTTAGGAAAGAGGTCGAGAGAAGGGAGAGTTGTGATGTAA